Proteins encoded in a region of the Melospiza georgiana isolate bMelGeo1 chromosome 2, bMelGeo1.pri, whole genome shotgun sequence genome:
- the FBXO40 gene encoding F-box only protein 40 isoform X1 — MATLHQHRAQKTPPGQHRHCERCFSRHCRAPIEISVSCMVISCHLHCGATFHMCKEEEHKLLCPLEQVSCLNSAYGCPFSMARFKLGKHLQVCPASVVCCSMEWNRWPNVDSDTTLHKNIMKETLTEECLDTALALRDQKILFRALKVAELFPEWRKKDELEELMDQAMGGEAGAVGGAACGSQEGNDQCELSQREREDLAKDKEGMDLGSYKTWENIFSKELLACQVTGSATSTGQKTEEASKKTAAASHAASSTEKAKEGPDVAEAGKGQKSEQVTPSRELNGLAPWQEGVLERLKKEVGVADYNMYLVHHGGMLIRFGQMAACTPREKDFVYGNLEAQEVKTVYTFKVPVSYCGKRARLGDALGHKMPTSDKSVDTSELGINIEDLPKTNIVEATLLCALEKELKGHEISEARGIDGLFVDFATQTYSFPLEPFSSSAVLADILDENSPPELHMELYTECVTRRHNKSSSAFTFTCSHFFRRDEFPFHFKNVHADIQSCLDGWFQHRCPLAYLGCPFVQNHFRPEGLKAKVIYSKPLKTFAIKPEVDTLLAEPGKCNFIVDSRGRSKDLLSSLPVEVLKYIAGFLDSFSLSQLSQVSVLMRDICATLLQERGMVLLVWEKKRYSHGGASWRARKKVWQFSSLFSRVHNWQRSDVPSMSEHLRNCPFYQVEHRTDPVLLTGMSESREQTRKTLVSTFKHRV; from the exons ATGGCTACATTGCACCAG CACCGGGCCCAGAAAACTCCCCCTGGGCAACACAGGCACTGTGAGCGATGTTTCAGCCGGCACTGCCGCGCACCCATTGAGATCTCCGTGTCCTGCATGGTGATCAGCTGCCACCTCCACTGCGGGGCCACCTTCCACATGTGCAAGGAGGAGGAGCACAAATTGCTCTGCCCCTTGGAGCAGGTGTCCTGCCTCAACTCAGCCTATGGCTGCCCTTTCTCCATGGCCCGCTTCAAGCTGGGGAAGCACCTCCAGGTCTGCCCAGCCAGCGTTGTCTGCTGCTCGATGGAGTGGAACCGCTGGCCAAACGTGGATTCAGACACAACGCTGCACAAGAATATCATGAAAGAGACCTTGACTGAAGAGTGTCTGGACACAGCTTTGGCACTCAGAGACCAGAAGATACTTTTCAGGGCTTTGAAAGTAGCTGAATTATTTCCAGAGTGGAGGAAAAAGGATGAACTGGAAGAATTAATGGATCAGGCCATGGGTGGGGAAGCAGGTGCTGtgggaggagctgcctgtggtTCCCAAGAGGGCAATGACCAGTGTGAGCTTAGCCAACGTGAGCGGGAAGATTTGGCAAAGGACAAAGAGGGAATGGATCTGGGGAGTTACAAAACATGGGAGAACATTTTCAGCAAAGAGCTTCTGGCTTGCCAGGTAACAGGCTCAGCAACCAGCACAGGACAAAAGACGGAGGAGGCTTCCAAAaagacagcagcagcttctcatGCTGCCAGCTCCACAGAGAAGGCAAAGGAAGGACCTGATGTTGCAGAAGCAGGAAAGGGCCAAAAGTCTGAACAAGTAACACCGAGTAGAGAACTGAATGGACTGGCTCCCTGGCAAGAAGGGGTCCTGGAGAGGCTGAAGAAGGAAGTCGGTGTGGCGGATTACAACATGTATCTGGTCCATCATGGGGGAATGCTCATCCGCTTTGGCCAGATGGCTGCTTGCACTCCCAGAGAAAAAGATTTTGTCTATGGGAACTTGGAAGCCCAGGAGGTGAAGACGGTCTACACCTTCAAAGTGCCAGTGAGTTACTGTGGCAAAAGAGCACGACTAGGAGATGCACTGGGCCACAAGATGCCAACTTCAGACAAGTCAGTGGATACCTCAGAACTGGGAATAAACATAGAAGATCTACCTAAGACAAATATAGTCGAAGCCAcactgctgtgtgctctggagaAAGAGCTGAAAGGCCATGAGATCTCTGAAGCAAGAGGTATCGATGGACTCTTTGTGGATTTTGCGACACAGACATACAGCTTTCCTTTGGAGCCCTTCTCCTCCAGCGCAGTTCTAGCAGATATTCTGGATGAAAACAGCCCACCAGAGCTGCACATGGAGCTCTACACTGAATGTGTAACCAGAAGACACAACAAAAGCAGTTCAGCTTTCACGTTCACTTGCAGTCATTTCTTTAGGAGGGATGAGTTCCCATTCCACTTCAAGAATGTTCATGCTGATATCCAGTCGTGCCTGGACGGATGGTTCCAGCACCGCTGCCCACTGGCCTACTTGGGATGTCCTTTTGTCCAAAATCACTTCCGCCCCGAGGGACTTAAGGCCAAGGTTATTTACAGCAAGCCTCTCAAGACATTTGCTATTAAGCCAGAGGTGGACACCCTTCTTGCTGAACCGGGCAAGTGCAACTTCATAGTGGATAGTCGAGGGAGAAGCAAGGACttgctgagcagcctcccagtgGAAGTGCTCAAGTACATTGCAGGATTCCTGGACAGCTTCAGTTTATCTCAGCTATCACAAGTGTCAGTGCTCATGAGGGACATCTGTGCCACTCTTCTTCAAGAGAGGGGAATGGTCCTGCTGgtctgggagaaaaaaagatattCCCACGGTGGTGCTTCTTGGAGAGCTCGCAAAAAG GTCTGGCAGTTCAGCAGCCTGTTCTCCAGAGTTCACAACTGGCAGCGCAGCGATGTCCCGAGCATGTCGGAGCACCTGAGGAATTGTCCCTTCTACCAGGTGGAGCACAGGACAGACCCCGTGCTGCTGACGGGCATGAGCGAGTCTCGGGAGCAGACTCGAAAGACTTTGGTCTCTACTTTCAAGCACAGAGTCTGA
- the FBXO40 gene encoding F-box only protein 40 isoform X2, whose translation MIKHRAQKTPPGQHRHCERCFSRHCRAPIEISVSCMVISCHLHCGATFHMCKEEEHKLLCPLEQVSCLNSAYGCPFSMARFKLGKHLQVCPASVVCCSMEWNRWPNVDSDTTLHKNIMKETLTEECLDTALALRDQKILFRALKVAELFPEWRKKDELEELMDQAMGGEAGAVGGAACGSQEGNDQCELSQREREDLAKDKEGMDLGSYKTWENIFSKELLACQVTGSATSTGQKTEEASKKTAAASHAASSTEKAKEGPDVAEAGKGQKSEQVTPSRELNGLAPWQEGVLERLKKEVGVADYNMYLVHHGGMLIRFGQMAACTPREKDFVYGNLEAQEVKTVYTFKVPVSYCGKRARLGDALGHKMPTSDKSVDTSELGINIEDLPKTNIVEATLLCALEKELKGHEISEARGIDGLFVDFATQTYSFPLEPFSSSAVLADILDENSPPELHMELYTECVTRRHNKSSSAFTFTCSHFFRRDEFPFHFKNVHADIQSCLDGWFQHRCPLAYLGCPFVQNHFRPEGLKAKVIYSKPLKTFAIKPEVDTLLAEPGKCNFIVDSRGRSKDLLSSLPVEVLKYIAGFLDSFSLSQLSQVSVLMRDICATLLQERGMVLLVWEKKRYSHGGASWRARKKVWQFSSLFSRVHNWQRSDVPSMSEHLRNCPFYQVEHRTDPVLLTGMSESREQTRKTLVSTFKHRV comes from the exons ATGATCAAG CACCGGGCCCAGAAAACTCCCCCTGGGCAACACAGGCACTGTGAGCGATGTTTCAGCCGGCACTGCCGCGCACCCATTGAGATCTCCGTGTCCTGCATGGTGATCAGCTGCCACCTCCACTGCGGGGCCACCTTCCACATGTGCAAGGAGGAGGAGCACAAATTGCTCTGCCCCTTGGAGCAGGTGTCCTGCCTCAACTCAGCCTATGGCTGCCCTTTCTCCATGGCCCGCTTCAAGCTGGGGAAGCACCTCCAGGTCTGCCCAGCCAGCGTTGTCTGCTGCTCGATGGAGTGGAACCGCTGGCCAAACGTGGATTCAGACACAACGCTGCACAAGAATATCATGAAAGAGACCTTGACTGAAGAGTGTCTGGACACAGCTTTGGCACTCAGAGACCAGAAGATACTTTTCAGGGCTTTGAAAGTAGCTGAATTATTTCCAGAGTGGAGGAAAAAGGATGAACTGGAAGAATTAATGGATCAGGCCATGGGTGGGGAAGCAGGTGCTGtgggaggagctgcctgtggtTCCCAAGAGGGCAATGACCAGTGTGAGCTTAGCCAACGTGAGCGGGAAGATTTGGCAAAGGACAAAGAGGGAATGGATCTGGGGAGTTACAAAACATGGGAGAACATTTTCAGCAAAGAGCTTCTGGCTTGCCAGGTAACAGGCTCAGCAACCAGCACAGGACAAAAGACGGAGGAGGCTTCCAAAaagacagcagcagcttctcatGCTGCCAGCTCCACAGAGAAGGCAAAGGAAGGACCTGATGTTGCAGAAGCAGGAAAGGGCCAAAAGTCTGAACAAGTAACACCGAGTAGAGAACTGAATGGACTGGCTCCCTGGCAAGAAGGGGTCCTGGAGAGGCTGAAGAAGGAAGTCGGTGTGGCGGATTACAACATGTATCTGGTCCATCATGGGGGAATGCTCATCCGCTTTGGCCAGATGGCTGCTTGCACTCCCAGAGAAAAAGATTTTGTCTATGGGAACTTGGAAGCCCAGGAGGTGAAGACGGTCTACACCTTCAAAGTGCCAGTGAGTTACTGTGGCAAAAGAGCACGACTAGGAGATGCACTGGGCCACAAGATGCCAACTTCAGACAAGTCAGTGGATACCTCAGAACTGGGAATAAACATAGAAGATCTACCTAAGACAAATATAGTCGAAGCCAcactgctgtgtgctctggagaAAGAGCTGAAAGGCCATGAGATCTCTGAAGCAAGAGGTATCGATGGACTCTTTGTGGATTTTGCGACACAGACATACAGCTTTCCTTTGGAGCCCTTCTCCTCCAGCGCAGTTCTAGCAGATATTCTGGATGAAAACAGCCCACCAGAGCTGCACATGGAGCTCTACACTGAATGTGTAACCAGAAGACACAACAAAAGCAGTTCAGCTTTCACGTTCACTTGCAGTCATTTCTTTAGGAGGGATGAGTTCCCATTCCACTTCAAGAATGTTCATGCTGATATCCAGTCGTGCCTGGACGGATGGTTCCAGCACCGCTGCCCACTGGCCTACTTGGGATGTCCTTTTGTCCAAAATCACTTCCGCCCCGAGGGACTTAAGGCCAAGGTTATTTACAGCAAGCCTCTCAAGACATTTGCTATTAAGCCAGAGGTGGACACCCTTCTTGCTGAACCGGGCAAGTGCAACTTCATAGTGGATAGTCGAGGGAGAAGCAAGGACttgctgagcagcctcccagtgGAAGTGCTCAAGTACATTGCAGGATTCCTGGACAGCTTCAGTTTATCTCAGCTATCACAAGTGTCAGTGCTCATGAGGGACATCTGTGCCACTCTTCTTCAAGAGAGGGGAATGGTCCTGCTGgtctgggagaaaaaaagatattCCCACGGTGGTGCTTCTTGGAGAGCTCGCAAAAAG GTCTGGCAGTTCAGCAGCCTGTTCTCCAGAGTTCACAACTGGCAGCGCAGCGATGTCCCGAGCATGTCGGAGCACCTGAGGAATTGTCCCTTCTACCAGGTGGAGCACAGGACAGACCCCGTGCTGCTGACGGGCATGAGCGAGTCTCGGGAGCAGACTCGAAAGACTTTGGTCTCTACTTTCAAGCACAGAGTCTGA